A portion of the Krasilnikovia cinnamomea genome contains these proteins:
- a CDS encoding YceD family protein: MPKHPQNHLDPRQPLVVDTTKLPRQPGATRTLQRVVAAPVDLGLELIQVPEGSDLELDLTLTSVSEGVYVSGAVRGSLAGECGRCLNPITETFDVPIAELYAYEDSTTEETTDSDEVGRMQGDLIDLEPAVRDAVVLMLPTNPVCRPDCPGLCPECGVHLDDLPAGHGHEDVDPRWAALRNLPEAASPQHQQHRIEE; this comes from the coding sequence ATGCCCAAGCATCCGCAGAACCACCTCGATCCCAGGCAGCCGCTGGTCGTCGACACGACGAAACTCCCGCGCCAGCCTGGTGCGACGCGTACCCTTCAGCGGGTGGTCGCGGCCCCGGTGGATCTCGGGCTGGAGCTGATCCAGGTGCCCGAGGGCTCCGACCTCGAACTCGACCTGACGCTGACCTCAGTCTCCGAGGGGGTCTACGTCAGCGGCGCCGTGCGCGGCTCGCTGGCCGGCGAGTGCGGGCGCTGCCTGAACCCGATCACCGAGACCTTCGACGTACCCATCGCGGAGCTGTACGCGTACGAGGACAGCACCACGGAGGAGACGACGGACTCCGACGAGGTCGGCCGGATGCAGGGTGATCTGATCGACCTGGAGCCGGCGGTACGGGACGCGGTGGTGCTCATGCTGCCGACGAACCCGGTCTGCCGGCCGGACTGCCCAGGGTTGTGCCCCGAGTGCGGGGTGCATCTCGACGACCTCCCGGCCGGTCACGGCCACGAGGACGTGGACCCCCGCTGGGCCGCTTTGCGTAATTTGCCAGAGGCGGCTTCGCCGCAACACCAGCAACACCGGATCGAGGAGTAG
- the rpmF gene encoding 50S ribosomal protein L32, producing the protein MAVPKRKMSRSNTRSRRANWKATAVSTVACPQCKSPKLPHAACSVCGTYNGRQVLEV; encoded by the coding sequence GTGGCCGTCCCCAAGCGCAAGATGTCGCGCAGCAACACCCGTTCGCGCCGGGCGAACTGGAAGGCGACCGCGGTCTCGACCGTGGCCTGCCCCCAGTGCAAGTCGCCGAAGCTGCCGCACGCCGCCTGCTCGGTCTGCGGCACCTACAACGGCCGTCAGGTCCTCGAGGTCTGA
- the rnc gene encoding ribonuclease III, producing the protein MTNEKRRRPSTAPLEEAFGVTLDPELLGRALTHRSYAYENGGLPTNERLEFLGDSVLGVVITSALFHNHPDLPEGQLAKLRASVVNMHALADVARSLGPQGLGPHLLLGKGEETTGGRDKASILADTLEALLGAIYLEHGLDAAAEVIHRLFDPLMAESAGRGAALDWKTSLQELTAALGLGVPDYLIDDSGPDHAKTFTAWVVVAGERYGGSDGRSKKQAEQRAAAAAWRTLTERAEAQPPPPAVAGGGHASPAHTEAASAARADGTGDRSASRADGNGDQPSARADATAAGGTTAGDGAQR; encoded by the coding sequence ATGACAAATGAGAAGCGTCGCCGGCCGTCCACCGCGCCACTGGAGGAGGCATTCGGGGTGACTCTCGACCCCGAACTCCTGGGGCGTGCCCTGACCCACCGCTCGTACGCGTACGAGAACGGGGGGCTGCCCACCAACGAGCGCCTGGAGTTCCTCGGCGACTCGGTGCTCGGCGTGGTGATCACCTCGGCGCTGTTCCACAACCACCCCGACCTGCCCGAGGGGCAGCTCGCCAAGCTGCGTGCCAGCGTGGTCAACATGCACGCGCTGGCCGACGTCGCCCGGTCGCTGGGCCCGCAGGGACTGGGCCCGCACCTGCTGCTCGGCAAGGGTGAGGAGACCACCGGCGGCCGGGACAAGGCCAGCATCCTGGCGGACACCCTGGAGGCGCTGCTCGGGGCGATCTACCTGGAGCACGGGCTGGACGCCGCCGCCGAGGTGATCCACCGGCTGTTCGATCCGCTGATGGCCGAGTCGGCGGGGCGGGGCGCGGCCCTGGATTGGAAGACCAGCCTGCAGGAGCTGACGGCCGCGCTCGGCCTGGGCGTGCCGGACTACCTCATCGACGACTCCGGTCCGGACCACGCCAAGACGTTCACCGCCTGGGTCGTGGTGGCAGGCGAGCGGTACGGCGGCTCCGACGGGCGCAGCAAGAAGCAGGCCGAGCAGCGCGCGGCCGCCGCGGCGTGGCGCACGCTGACCGAGCGGGCCGAGGCGCAGCCCCCGCCACCCGCCGTGGCCGGCGGCGGCCACGCGTCCCCGGCCCACACCGAGGCCGCATCAGCGGCCCGCGCCGACGGAACCGGCGACCGGTCGGCCTCCCGGGCAGACGGGAACGGCGACCAGCCGAGCGCCCGCGCCGACGCGACGGCTGCGGGCGGGACGACGGCCGGAGACGGCGCGCAACGGTGA
- a CDS encoding phosphate acyltransferase PlsX — protein sequence MAVDLLGGDHAPAVVVDGALRACQADPALQLLLVGPLDAAGEATAALPPADRARVRTLTPGDRPDLARRRGSGARSGPAAPAESWVESGVRAAVLAVAQGQADAIVSAGNTGATVTSAALGLGRWPGVRRPALAAVLPTVAGRLVLLDVGASVDPDEQTLGMHAQLGAAYAASVHGADRPRVGLLTIGTERGKGDRLRRDAPAVLAGLSLPAGARYVGLVEGNDVVHGAGADVVVTDGFTGNILLKGLETAYALAGPPTTASAADDPPPRAAVLLGVAGTVVVCHGAAGPDDLAAGIALAATLHRRAAVAAIAAMIPLSEVTHDK from the coding sequence ATCGCCGTCGACCTCCTCGGCGGGGACCATGCTCCCGCCGTCGTGGTTGACGGCGCTCTGCGCGCCTGTCAGGCCGACCCGGCCCTCCAGCTTCTGCTCGTCGGCCCGCTCGATGCGGCCGGCGAGGCGACTGCCGCGTTGCCACCGGCCGACCGTGCCCGGGTACGCACCCTCACCCCGGGCGACCGCCCCGACCTGGCCCGCCGGAGAGGTTCCGGCGCCCGATCGGGTCCCGCCGCACCCGCCGAGAGCTGGGTCGAGTCCGGGGTGCGCGCGGCCGTCCTCGCGGTTGCGCAGGGCCAGGCCGACGCGATCGTGTCGGCGGGCAACACCGGTGCCACGGTCACCTCAGCGGCGCTCGGTCTGGGCCGCTGGCCGGGGGTACGCCGGCCCGCCCTGGCCGCCGTCCTGCCCACGGTCGCGGGGCGGCTGGTGCTGCTCGACGTGGGCGCCTCGGTCGACCCGGACGAGCAGACCCTCGGCATGCACGCCCAGCTCGGCGCCGCGTACGCGGCCAGCGTGCACGGCGCCGACCGGCCCCGGGTCGGGCTGCTCACCATCGGCACCGAACGCGGCAAGGGCGACCGGCTGCGCCGCGACGCCCCCGCCGTGCTGGCCGGACTGAGCCTGCCCGCCGGGGCCCGCTACGTCGGTCTGGTCGAGGGCAACGACGTGGTGCACGGCGCGGGCGCCGACGTCGTGGTGACGGACGGCTTCACCGGGAACATCCTGCTCAAGGGGCTGGAGACCGCGTACGCGCTGGCGGGCCCGCCCACCACCGCGTCGGCCGCCGACGACCCGCCGCCCCGGGCCGCGGTCCTGCTCGGCGTCGCGGGCACCGTCGTGGTGTGCCACGGTGCCGCCGGCCCCGACGACCTGGCCGCGGGCATCGCCCTGGCGGCCACCCTGCATCGCCGTGCCGCCGTGGCGGCCATCGCCGCAATGATCCCGCTCAGCGAGGTGACACATGACAAATGA